From Tiliqua scincoides isolate rTilSci1 chromosome 2, rTilSci1.hap2, whole genome shotgun sequence, the proteins below share one genomic window:
- the HSDL2 gene encoding hydroxysteroid dehydrogenase-like protein 2 isoform X2, producing MLPNTGKLAGCTLFITGASRGIGKAIALKAAKDGANIVIAAKTGVPHRSLPGTIYTAAEEIEAAGGKALPCIVNVREEDQIADAVDKAVQKFGGIDILVNNASAISLTGTLETPTKKVDLMMSANTRGTYLTSKICLPYLRKSKIGHILNISPPINLNPVWFRNHCAYTISKYGMSMCVLGMAEEFRGEVAVNALWPQTAIYTSAMDMLGGAGVEKQCRKTDILADAAYCILSKPKSFTGNFVIDETLLREEGIKDFDAYAVAPGHPLLPDFFLDVDPETLAMKMEAHGGAPAFRGGKKPEIIKHEAADHTTPEGPDRGKHHVHFATEKMGPVAETFKIIKTAISEDIVKSIQGVYRFELSGEEGGTWYIDLKNKGGSAGSGEPPGKVDVIMNMSSSDFVKMFSGKLKPTMAFMSGKLTIRGDMALAIKLEKLMGQFNAKL from the exons ATGCTGCCCAACACGGG GAAGTTGGCGGGATGCACTCTCTTTATCACAGGTGCAAGCCGTGGCATTGGAAAAGCGATTGCCTTGAAGGCAGCAAAAGATGGAGCAAATATTGTGATAGCTGCAAAGACCGGAGTACCACATCGCAGCCTCCCAGGAACTATCTACACCGCTGCAGAAGAAA ttgaaGCAGCAGGAGGCAAGGCTTTGCCATGTattgttaatgtgagagaagaAGATCAAATTGCTGATGCAGTAGATAAGGCTGTTCAGAAATTTGGAG GGATAGATATTCTTGTGAACAATGCAAGCGCTATCTCTTTGACCGGCACTCTGGAAACACCAACAAAAAAAGTGGACCTTATGATGAGCGCCAACACAAGAGGAACCTACCTTAC ATCTAAAATATGTCTTCCTTACTTGAGAAAGAGTAAGATTGGTCATATCCTTAATATCAGCCCTCCAATAAATTTAAATCCTGTTTGGTTCAGAAATCACTGCG CTTATACCATTTCTAAATATGGAATGTCCATGTGTGTGCTAGGAATGGCAGAAGAATTTAGAGGAGAAGTTGCGGTTAATGCTTTATGGCCTCAGACAG CGATATATACGTCTGCTATGGATATGTTAGGAGGAGCTGGTGTGGAGAAACAGTGCCGGAAAACAGATATTCTTGCAGATGCTGCATATTGCATTCTGTCAAAGCCGAAAAGTTTCACTGGAAACTTTGTTATTGATGAAACTTTGTTGAGAGAAGAAGGAATTAAGGATTTTGATGCATATGCAGTTGCGCCAG GTCACCCTTTACTACCAGATTTCTTTTTAGATGTGGATCCTGAAACACTAGCAATGAAAATGGAAGCACATG GAGGTGCGCCTgcttttagaggaggaaaaaaaccagAGATAATAAAGCATGAAGCTGCAGACCACACTACCCCTGAAGGTCCTGATAGAGGCAAGCATCACGTACACTTTGCTACTGAGAAGATGGGACCTGTGGCAGAAACATTTAAAATCATAAAAACTGCAATCAGTGAAGATATTGTAAAGTCAATCCAGGGTGTTTATCGCTTTGAGCTATCTG GTGAAGAAGGAGGAACATGGTATATTGACCTTAAAAACAAAGGTGGCAGTGCAGGAAGTGGAGAGCCACCTGGAAAAGTTGATGTGATTATGAACATGTCTAGTAGTGACTTCGTAAAAATGTTTTCAG
- the HSDL2 gene encoding hydroxysteroid dehydrogenase-like protein 2 isoform X1, which produces MSTQKKLAGCTLFITGASRGIGKAIALKAAKDGANIVIAAKTGVPHRSLPGTIYTAAEEIEAAGGKALPCIVNVREEDQIADAVDKAVQKFGGIDILVNNASAISLTGTLETPTKKVDLMMSANTRGTYLTSKICLPYLRKSKIGHILNISPPINLNPVWFRNHCAYTISKYGMSMCVLGMAEEFRGEVAVNALWPQTAIYTSAMDMLGGAGVEKQCRKTDILADAAYCILSKPKSFTGNFVIDETLLREEGIKDFDAYAVAPGHPLLPDFFLDVDPETLAMKMEAHGGAPAFRGGKKPEIIKHEAADHTTPEGPDRGKHHVHFATEKMGPVAETFKIIKTAISEDIVKSIQGVYRFELSGEEGGTWYIDLKNKGGSAGSGEPPGKVDVIMNMSSSDFVKMFSGKLKPTMAFMSGKLTIRGDMALAIKLEKLMGQFNAKL; this is translated from the exons atgtctactcagaa GAAGTTGGCGGGATGCACTCTCTTTATCACAGGTGCAAGCCGTGGCATTGGAAAAGCGATTGCCTTGAAGGCAGCAAAAGATGGAGCAAATATTGTGATAGCTGCAAAGACCGGAGTACCACATCGCAGCCTCCCAGGAACTATCTACACCGCTGCAGAAGAAA ttgaaGCAGCAGGAGGCAAGGCTTTGCCATGTattgttaatgtgagagaagaAGATCAAATTGCTGATGCAGTAGATAAGGCTGTTCAGAAATTTGGAG GGATAGATATTCTTGTGAACAATGCAAGCGCTATCTCTTTGACCGGCACTCTGGAAACACCAACAAAAAAAGTGGACCTTATGATGAGCGCCAACACAAGAGGAACCTACCTTAC ATCTAAAATATGTCTTCCTTACTTGAGAAAGAGTAAGATTGGTCATATCCTTAATATCAGCCCTCCAATAAATTTAAATCCTGTTTGGTTCAGAAATCACTGCG CTTATACCATTTCTAAATATGGAATGTCCATGTGTGTGCTAGGAATGGCAGAAGAATTTAGAGGAGAAGTTGCGGTTAATGCTTTATGGCCTCAGACAG CGATATATACGTCTGCTATGGATATGTTAGGAGGAGCTGGTGTGGAGAAACAGTGCCGGAAAACAGATATTCTTGCAGATGCTGCATATTGCATTCTGTCAAAGCCGAAAAGTTTCACTGGAAACTTTGTTATTGATGAAACTTTGTTGAGAGAAGAAGGAATTAAGGATTTTGATGCATATGCAGTTGCGCCAG GTCACCCTTTACTACCAGATTTCTTTTTAGATGTGGATCCTGAAACACTAGCAATGAAAATGGAAGCACATG GAGGTGCGCCTgcttttagaggaggaaaaaaaccagAGATAATAAAGCATGAAGCTGCAGACCACACTACCCCTGAAGGTCCTGATAGAGGCAAGCATCACGTACACTTTGCTACTGAGAAGATGGGACCTGTGGCAGAAACATTTAAAATCATAAAAACTGCAATCAGTGAAGATATTGTAAAGTCAATCCAGGGTGTTTATCGCTTTGAGCTATCTG GTGAAGAAGGAGGAACATGGTATATTGACCTTAAAAACAAAGGTGGCAGTGCAGGAAGTGGAGAGCCACCTGGAAAAGTTGATGTGATTATGAACATGTCTAGTAGTGACTTCGTAAAAATGTTTTCAG